A stretch of Crossiella cryophila DNA encodes these proteins:
- a CDS encoding helix-turn-helix domain-containing protein, which translates to MAQVQSPTVGRRRLGTELRQLREAAGLTHVQVAEALDCSQGKISKIETGRVPVRTLEVRAMAELYGAAEDRVEILLGLAKDSKQKGWWQSYGTGAVPPGFDTFLGLEAAASSLRTFSSGLIPGLLQTKEYAYELLNAWSPVERTDVESSLALRLARQERLTGVNPLSLWAVVEEAALRRLVVPADAMRQQLRHLLHLAYRANVTVQVLPNSAGAHPLIGDNVALLEFPDPVDPPVVFLENSAGWQGMKKAAEVRRYKLAMDHLTMAAMSQKDSVALIAKIADELV; encoded by the coding sequence GTGGCCCAGGTGCAAAGCCCGACCGTGGGGCGCCGTCGACTCGGCACCGAACTACGTCAGCTCCGCGAGGCCGCGGGGCTGACCCACGTCCAGGTCGCCGAGGCGCTGGACTGCTCCCAGGGCAAGATCTCCAAGATCGAGACCGGCCGGGTCCCGGTGCGGACCCTGGAGGTCCGGGCCATGGCCGAGCTGTACGGCGCGGCCGAGGACAGGGTCGAGATCCTGCTCGGCCTGGCCAAGGACTCCAAGCAGAAGGGCTGGTGGCAGTCCTACGGCACCGGCGCGGTGCCGCCCGGCTTCGACACCTTCCTCGGCCTGGAGGCCGCGGCCAGCTCGCTGCGCACCTTCAGCAGCGGCCTGATCCCCGGCCTGCTGCAGACCAAGGAGTACGCCTACGAGCTGCTCAACGCCTGGTCCCCGGTGGAGCGCACCGACGTGGAGAGCAGCCTGGCGCTGCGGCTGGCCAGGCAGGAGCGGTTGACCGGGGTCAACCCGCTCAGCCTGTGGGCGGTGGTGGAGGAGGCCGCGCTGCGCAGGCTGGTGGTGCCCGCCGACGCCATGCGCCAGCAGCTCCGGCACCTGCTGCACCTGGCCTACCGGGCCAACGTGACCGTGCAGGTGCTGCCCAACTCGGCAGGCGCGCACCCGCTGATCGGGGACAACGTGGCGCTGCTGGAGTTCCCCGACCCGGTGGACCCGCCGGTGGTGTTCCTGGAGAACTCCGCGGGCTGGCAGGGCATGAAGAAGGCGGCCGAGGTGCGCCGGTACAAGCTGGCCATGGACCACCTGACGATGGCCGCGATGAGTCAGAAGGACTCGGTCGCGCTGATCGCCAAGATCGCCGACGAGCTGGTCTGA
- a CDS encoding SNARE-associated domain-containing protein — MSWPLLTLFGAAVGSGILPIFSVELYLVGLSAVRPDLHWFAAGLVTGAGHVLGKMVHYYAARGVLNLPWITRRINASNGRFAGWFRHFQDTCAHRPWWSFFVVLLSASVGIPPYTILVVVAGAGRLPLKVLLPAALIGRVARFCVLASGGSLLGSMDWGF; from the coding sequence ATGAGCTGGCCGTTGCTCACCCTGTTCGGCGCGGCCGTCGGCAGTGGCATCCTGCCGATCTTCAGCGTCGAGCTGTACCTGGTCGGACTGTCCGCGGTCCGGCCGGATCTGCACTGGTTCGCCGCCGGTCTGGTCACCGGCGCCGGGCACGTGCTGGGCAAGATGGTGCACTACTACGCCGCGCGCGGAGTGCTCAACCTGCCCTGGATCACCCGGCGGATCAACGCCTCCAACGGACGCTTCGCCGGCTGGTTCCGGCACTTCCAGGACACCTGCGCGCACCGGCCGTGGTGGAGCTTCTTCGTGGTGCTGCTCAGCGCCTCGGTCGGCATCCCGCCGTACACGATCCTGGTCGTGGTGGCCGGGGCCGGGCGGCTGCCGCTGAAGGTGCTGCTGCCTGCCGCGCTGATCGGCCGGGTGGCCCGGTTCTGCGTGCTGGCCAGCGGCGGCAGCCTGCTCGGGAGCATGGACTGGGGCTTCTGA